The DNA window CGATGTGGCACACGGATCGGCACTGTCAGCGACTACCGATAGGTTCGAGCACGGTTCGCCCCACCTCGACAGCGCAGTCACTTCGGAGGTAATCGTGGACGGCATCCGCAGGTTCTACATCGGCTCGTTCACCAAGGACGCGGGCGGGGAGGGCACCGGCATCAGCCTGGCCCACCAGGACGTGTCGACCGGTGCGCTCAGTCTCGTCGACGTGGTGGCACAGACGACGTCTCCGGCCTTCCTGGCCTGGCATCCCGACGGCACCCGTCTCTACGCGGTGAACGAACGCGGCGACGCCTCCGTCACCGCCTACGCCGTCCGCGCGGACGGCGGCCTGCGTGAGCTCAACACCGAGCCCACCGGCGGCAACGGCGCGTGTCACCTGACCGTGCACCCGTCCGGCCGGTTCCTGCTCACCGCCAACTACGGCAGCGGCCACCTGTCGGTGCACCCGATCCGGCCCGACGGCTCACTCGCCGAACGCTCCGACCTGATCCAGCACGAGGGGTCCGGCCCGCGCACCGACCGGCAGGAGGGCCCGCACGCCCACCACATCCGGGTCGACCCGAGCGGCGGGCACGTGCTGGCCGTCGACCTCGGCTTGGACGCCGTGCTGACCTACACCCTCGACCTCGACGCCGGGACGCTCGCGCCCGGACCGGTGGCCGACACCGCACCCGGGGCGGGGCCGCGGCACCTCGCGTTCGGTCCCGACAACCTCGTGCACGTGGCCGGTGAGCTGGACTCCACCGTCACGACGTACGTCCTCGACCCGGCGACCGGCGCGCTCACCCACCAGGGTGTGGCGCCGTCGACCTTCGCCTCGGCGCCGGACGACAACTACCCCTCCGAGATCGGGATCAGCGACGACGGGCGCATGCTCTACGTCGCCAACCGCGGGCTGGACGTCATCGGCGCACTGTCGGTGCAGGGTGGCCGGGTCAAGCCGGTCGCCGACGTGCCGACCGGAGGGGCATGGCCGCGGCACCTGATGGTGGCCGGGCAGCACCTCTATGTCGCCAACGAGCGCTCCCACCAGGTCACGCACTTCGTCCTGGACCCGGCGACCGGGGTGCCGGAGCAGGCCGACGACGTGCTGGAGATTCCCAGCCCCGCCTGCGTCCTGCCCGCCCCGCAGTAGGCCGGTCAGCCGGCCACGCCGGACGGGAAGACGAGCACCTTGCTGGAGCCGTCCTTGCCCTCGGCCAGCGCCCGGAACGCCGACGGCGCGTCGGCCAGGCTGACCCGGCCCTCGACCAGGCGGGCCAGCTCGGCCGGCCCGTCGGCGACCCAGGCGGCCGTGCTGGTGAAGTCCTCGCGGGTGTAGCAGTAGCTGCCCACCACCGTGCGCTCGGCGATGCTCACCGCGTACGCCGACAGGGTGACCTGCGGCTCGTGCATGCCCACCAGCACCACCCGCTCGCCCTCGCCGGCCACCGTCAGCGCGTCACCCAGCGACCGCGACGAGCCCACCGCGTCCACGACCAGGGTGGGGTCGGCGACGCCGGCCTCGGCGAGGGTGTCCGCCAGCGGCGCGGCCGCCGGGTCCACCGCCGTCAGCCCGATGTCGGCGAGCAGCGCCCGGCGTCCGGGGTGCGGCTCGGACACGGTGATCCGGCCGGCGCCCAGCCGCCGGGCGGCCAGCGCGCAGGCCTGCCCGATCGGGCCGCCGCCGACCACCAGCACGTTGTCGTCGGGTCCGCAGCTGCCGCGGACCATCGCGTGGTAGCCGACCGTGAGCGGCTCCACCAGCGCGCCGTACTCCTCCGGCATGCTCGCAGGGAGCGCGACGGCGTTCGCTGCCGGCACCACCATCAGTTCGGCGAACGCCGCGCTGATCGCGGGCGCCACCCCGATGATCTGTTTGGTCGGGCAGCGGTGGTCCTGCCCGGCTCGGCAGGCGTCGCAGGTGCCGCAG is part of the Actinopolymorpha sp. NPDC004070 genome and encodes:
- a CDS encoding lactonase family protein, whose protein sequence is MDGIRRFYIGSFTKDAGGEGTGISLAHQDVSTGALSLVDVVAQTTSPAFLAWHPDGTRLYAVNERGDASVTAYAVRADGGLRELNTEPTGGNGACHLTVHPSGRFLLTANYGSGHLSVHPIRPDGSLAERSDLIQHEGSGPRTDRQEGPHAHHIRVDPSGGHVLAVDLGLDAVLTYTLDLDAGTLAPGPVADTAPGAGPRHLAFGPDNLVHVAGELDSTVTTYVLDPATGALTHQGVAPSTFASAPDDNYPSEIGISDDGRMLYVANRGLDVIGALSVQGGRVKPVADVPTGGAWPRHLMVAGQHLYVANERSHQVTHFVLDPATGVPEQADDVLEIPSPACVLPAPQ
- a CDS encoding alcohol dehydrogenase catalytic domain-containing protein: MRALVFRGPWDLAVEERPDPVAGPGEVVVGVVSTGICGSDLHGYTGENGRRFPGQVMGHETVGRVVSVGPDVPASARLTEGALVTVHPVLACGTCDACRAGQDHRCPTKQIIGVAPAISAAFAELMVVPAANAVALPASMPEEYGALVEPLTVGYHAMVRGSCGPDDNVLVVGGGPIGQACALAARRLGAGRITVSEPHPGRRALLADIGLTAVDPAAAPLADTLAEAGVADPTLVVDAVGSSRSLGDALTVAGEGERVVLVGMHEPQVTLSAYAVSIAERTVVGSYCYTREDFTSTAAWVADGPAELARLVEGRVSLADAPSAFRALAEGKDGSSKVLVFPSGVAG